A genomic segment from Pseudomonas sessilinigenes encodes:
- a CDS encoding penicillin-binding protein activator gives MIACLRLFTALCLATLLVACASSPSSSLGELPRTPDASIEQLLEEAASSKNPDKAALLRLSAADLAYRQGNAGRAGQILQQVQLDQLKPAQQIFASTLAAELAMARNQPKAALTALGHPSLQHLSELPATQQVRTLSIHARALEADGQTLAAAKERVALAPLLKDDAAAKNHEAIWALVAALPTDQLQPAGNDDLSGWLSLALTVKTAGTLEQQQTAIDNWRAQNPKHPAAIQLPLPLIKLKELASQPLSKIALLLPQDGPLASYSKALREGFMAAHYRAQQAGQKPPSIEFYDSSRISSLDEFYRKAQADGVQLVVGPLEKPLVKQLAARPQLPITTLALNYGEGEQGPAQLFQFGLAAEDEAREASRRARADGLHRAAVLVPKGEWGDRVLKAFRQDWEANGGSVIGIERVDQPVALAQQIANLFQLRQSEGRAKSLQSTVGSQVAAQPSRRQDIEFIFLASTPQQAQQIKPTLNFQYAGDVPVYATSTVFSASGDQNQYNDMNGIMFCETPWLLDANGPLRRQVTAQWPQAGGSLGRLYAMGADAYSLAPRLGQLKALPDSRIEGESGSLGIAAGQRIERQLPWAKFINGQVTRLPDTLR, from the coding sequence ATGATCGCTTGCCTGCGGCTGTTTACTGCCCTCTGCCTGGCTACCCTTTTGGTGGCTTGCGCCAGCTCGCCCTCCTCCAGCCTTGGCGAACTTCCACGGACACCGGATGCCAGCATCGAGCAATTGCTCGAAGAGGCAGCCTCCAGCAAGAACCCGGACAAGGCTGCCCTATTGCGCCTGAGCGCCGCCGACCTGGCTTATCGCCAAGGTAATGCCGGACGCGCCGGACAGATCCTGCAACAAGTGCAACTGGACCAGCTCAAACCTGCCCAGCAGATTTTCGCCAGCACGCTGGCAGCTGAATTGGCCATGGCCCGTAACCAGCCCAAAGCTGCCCTGACCGCCTTGGGCCACCCCAGCCTGCAACACTTGAGCGAACTGCCAGCAACCCAGCAGGTGCGCACCCTCAGCATCCACGCCCGCGCCCTCGAAGCCGATGGCCAGACTCTGGCTGCCGCCAAGGAACGCGTAGCGCTTGCCCCCCTGCTTAAAGATGACGCCGCAGCGAAGAACCATGAGGCCATCTGGGCCCTGGTCGCCGCCCTGCCCACCGATCAACTGCAACCGGCCGGGAACGATGACCTCAGCGGCTGGCTGAGCCTGGCCTTGACGGTAAAGACCGCAGGCACCCTGGAACAACAGCAGACCGCCATCGATAACTGGCGAGCACAGAATCCAAAGCACCCTGCAGCCATTCAGCTACCACTCCCCCTGATCAAGCTCAAGGAGCTGGCCAGCCAGCCACTGTCGAAAATTGCCTTGCTGCTACCCCAGGATGGCCCGCTGGCCTCGTACTCCAAGGCCCTGCGCGAAGGCTTCATGGCTGCCCACTATCGCGCCCAGCAAGCTGGCCAGAAACCACCAAGCATCGAGTTCTATGACAGCTCGCGCATCAGCTCGCTGGACGAGTTCTATCGCAAGGCCCAGGCAGATGGCGTGCAATTGGTAGTAGGCCCGCTGGAAAAACCACTGGTCAAACAGCTGGCCGCACGCCCACAACTGCCAATCACCACCCTGGCCCTGAACTACGGCGAGGGCGAGCAAGGCCCTGCGCAACTGTTCCAGTTCGGGCTGGCGGCAGAAGATGAGGCCCGCGAAGCCTCTCGTCGCGCCCGGGCCGATGGCCTGCATCGTGCGGCGGTCCTGGTGCCGAAAGGCGAGTGGGGAGATCGTGTACTCAAGGCCTTCCGCCAGGACTGGGAAGCAAATGGCGGCAGCGTGATCGGTATCGAACGCGTCGACCAACCCGTCGCACTGGCCCAGCAGATCGCCAACCTGTTCCAGCTACGCCAGAGCGAAGGTCGGGCCAAGAGCCTGCAGAGCACCGTAGGCAGCCAAGTGGCCGCCCAGCCATCGCGCCGCCAGGACATCGAGTTCATTTTCCTCGCCTCCACTCCACAGCAGGCACAACAGATCAAACCGACACTGAACTTCCAGTACGCCGGCGATGTACCTGTCTACGCCACCTCCACCGTATTCAGCGCCAGCGGCGACCAGAACCAGTACAACGACATGAACGGCATCATGTTTTGCGAAACGCCATGGTTGCTGGATGCCAACGGCCCACTGCGCCGTCAAGTCACAGCCCAATGGCCCCAGGCAGGAGGCAGCCTCGGCCGCCTGTACGCCATGGGCGCCGACGCCTACAGCCTGGCCCCACGCCTGGGCCAGCTCAAGGCATTGCCCGACAGCCGGATCGAAGGCGAATCCGGAAGCCTGGGCATAGCCGCCGGCCAACGAATCGAACGCCAGCTGCCCTGGGCCAAGTTCATCAACGGTCAGGTCACCCGCCTGCCCGATACGTTGCGCTAA
- the rsmI gene encoding 16S rRNA (cytidine(1402)-2'-O)-methyltransferase, whose translation MNSVAGSLYVVATPIGNLDDISARALKLLREVSLIAAEDTRHSQRLMQHFGITTPLAACHEHNERDEGSRFISRLLAGEDVALISDAGTPLISDPGYHLVRQARAAGVTVVPVPGACALIAALSAAGLPSDRFIFEGFLPAKAAGRRARLEQVREEPRTLIFYEAPHRILECLEDMEAVFGAQRPALLARELTKTFETLKGLPLSELRQFVASDANQQRGECVVLVAGWTAPQGEDAINAETMRILDLLLKEMPLKRAAALAAEITGERKNVLYQVALEKQKAQ comes from the coding sequence ATGAATTCCGTTGCTGGCTCGCTTTATGTGGTGGCGACGCCCATCGGCAACCTGGACGATATCAGTGCCCGGGCCTTGAAGTTGTTGCGAGAGGTATCGCTGATTGCCGCCGAAGATACCCGGCATTCTCAACGGTTGATGCAACACTTCGGTATCACTACGCCGTTGGCGGCTTGTCATGAGCACAACGAGCGAGATGAAGGTAGTCGCTTCATCTCGCGCCTCTTGGCGGGCGAGGATGTTGCACTCATTTCCGATGCCGGGACGCCATTGATCTCCGATCCTGGCTATCACCTGGTGCGCCAGGCTCGAGCGGCCGGGGTGACCGTGGTGCCGGTGCCGGGAGCCTGTGCATTGATTGCGGCGTTGTCTGCTGCAGGGCTGCCATCCGATCGTTTTATCTTCGAAGGGTTTCTGCCAGCCAAGGCTGCTGGGCGCCGGGCGCGCCTGGAGCAGGTTCGCGAAGAGCCTCGCACGCTGATTTTCTACGAGGCTCCTCATCGGATTCTTGAGTGCCTGGAGGATATGGAAGCGGTATTTGGTGCGCAGCGGCCTGCATTGCTGGCCCGTGAATTGACCAAGACTTTCGAGACCCTCAAGGGCTTGCCGCTTTCCGAGCTGCGCCAGTTCGTGGCATCCGACGCCAATCAGCAGCGAGGGGAGTGCGTAGTGCTGGTGGCGGGGTGGACTGCCCCGCAAGGTGAGGATGCGATCAATGCCGAAACGATGCGTATCCTGGACCTGCTGCTCAAGGAAATGCCGCTCAAGCGGGCGGCTGCGCTAGCGGCTGAAATTACCGGCGAGCGCAAGAATGTGCTCTATCAGGTCGCCCTGGAGAAACAGAAGGCGCAATAA
- the mraZ gene encoding division/cell wall cluster transcriptional repressor MraZ yields the protein MFRGANAISLDAKGRLAMPSRYRDELVSRSSGQLIVTIDAVDPCLCVYPLDEWELIETKLRALPSLREENRRLQRLLIGNAVDLELDGSGRFLVPPRLREYAHLDKRAMLVGQLNKFQLWDEDAWNAVSAADLAAIQQPGAMPDELRDLIL from the coding sequence GTGTTTCGCGGAGCTAACGCTATCAGTCTCGATGCCAAAGGCCGGCTAGCCATGCCCAGCCGGTATCGTGACGAGCTCGTTTCGCGAAGTTCCGGGCAGTTAATCGTCACCATCGATGCCGTTGATCCTTGTTTGTGTGTTTATCCACTCGATGAGTGGGAGCTGATTGAAACCAAGCTGCGTGCACTGCCTTCGCTTCGCGAAGAAAACCGTCGCCTGCAGCGTTTGCTGATTGGTAATGCCGTCGATCTCGAACTCGATGGCAGTGGTCGTTTTCTGGTGCCACCGCGCCTGCGTGAATATGCCCATTTGGATAAGCGCGCGATGTTGGTGGGCCAACTGAACAAGTTCCAACTATGGGACGAGGATGCCTGGAATGCTGTTTCTGCAGCGGACCTGGCGGCTATTCAACAACCGGGCGCGATGCCTGATGAACTGCGTGATTTGATCCTGTGA
- the rsmH gene encoding 16S rRNA (cytosine(1402)-N(4))-methyltransferase RsmH produces MTIDSGFNHITVLLDEAVEALAVRPDGCYLDGTFGRGGHSRLILSKLGPGGRLLGFDKDPQAIATGQALAAEDGRFVVVQRSFAELGSEVASRGLDGKVSGVLLDLGVSSPQLDDPERGFSFLNDGPLDMRMDPTRGISAAEFIATAPVEEIARVFKEYGEERFSGRMARAVVERREVQPFERTADLAEVLKVANPAWEKGKNPATRAFQGLRIHVNNELGDLETGLEAALESLEVGGRLVVISFHSLEDRIVKLFMRRLVKGEADNLPRNLPVRFEAFQPKIKIHGKAQFASEAELKANPRARSAVMRVAEKLR; encoded by the coding sequence GTGACTATTGATAGCGGCTTTAACCACATCACCGTACTGCTTGACGAAGCCGTCGAGGCTCTCGCGGTACGTCCTGATGGCTGCTATTTGGATGGCACGTTCGGTCGTGGCGGACATAGCCGCTTGATTCTCAGCAAGCTTGGTCCGGGAGGGCGGCTCCTCGGATTTGACAAAGATCCCCAAGCGATTGCCACCGGGCAAGCGCTAGCGGCCGAAGACGGCCGCTTTGTCGTTGTGCAGCGCAGTTTTGCCGAGCTGGGTTCCGAGGTTGCCAGTCGTGGCCTGGATGGCAAGGTCAGCGGTGTTCTGCTGGACCTGGGCGTGTCTTCGCCGCAGTTGGACGACCCTGAGCGCGGTTTCAGTTTTCTCAATGACGGTCCGCTGGACATGCGCATGGATCCGACCCGGGGTATCAGCGCTGCCGAGTTCATCGCGACCGCCCCGGTAGAAGAGATTGCCCGCGTATTCAAGGAATATGGCGAGGAGCGTTTTTCCGGGCGCATGGCCCGGGCCGTGGTCGAGCGTCGTGAGGTCCAGCCTTTTGAGCGCACTGCCGACCTGGCTGAAGTGCTCAAGGTGGCCAACCCGGCTTGGGAAAAGGGCAAGAACCCGGCGACCCGCGCGTTCCAGGGCCTGCGTATCCACGTGAACAACGAACTGGGCGACCTAGAGACCGGCCTGGAAGCTGCGCTGGAGTCCCTGGAAGTAGGTGGGCGCCTGGTGGTGATCAGTTTCCATTCCCTGGAGGATCGCATCGTCAAGCTTTTCATGCGTCGCCTGGTCAAGGGCGAGGCTGACAACTTGCCACGCAACCTGCCGGTGCGCTTCGAAGCCTTCCAGCCAAAAATCAAGATTCATGGCAAAGCGCAGTTCGCCTCCGAGGCCGAACTCAAAGCCAATCCCCGTGCCCGTAGCGCCGTCATGCGTGTCGCGGAGAAGCTGCGGTGA
- the ftsL gene encoding cell division protein FtsL → MSKLFAKPLPGGSFFMLLLFIGVLVSAIAVSYSAHWNRQLLNTLYGELSVRDKAQAEWGRLILEQSTWTAHSRIEVLATEQLKMHIPGAAEVRMVAP, encoded by the coding sequence GTGAGCAAGCTTTTTGCCAAGCCACTCCCAGGCGGAAGCTTTTTCATGCTCCTGCTATTCATAGGCGTTCTGGTCTCCGCGATTGCGGTGTCCTACAGCGCCCACTGGAACCGCCAGTTGCTCAATACGCTGTACGGCGAGCTGAGTGTGCGCGACAAGGCGCAGGCCGAGTGGGGCCGGCTGATCCTGGAGCAAAGCACCTGGACCGCCCATAGCCGGATCGAAGTGCTGGCTACCGAGCAACTGAAGATGCATATCCCCGGCGCAGCCGAAGTTCGAATGGTGGCGCCATGA
- a CDS encoding peptidoglycan D,D-transpeptidase FtsI family protein, with the protein MKLDGALYPWRFRVVLGLLAVMVSAIAWRIIDLQVIDRDFLKGQGDARSVRHIPIPAHRGLITDRNGEPLAVSTPVTTLWANAKEMQLAKDRWPALAMALGQDPKALTERLEAQANKEFIYLVRGLTPEQGQAVLDLKVPGVYGIEEFRRFYPAGEVTAHMVGFTDIDDRGREGVELAYDEWLAGVPGKRQVIKDRRGRLIKDVQVTKNAKAGKPLALSIDLRLQYLANRELRNAIVENGAKAGSLVIMDVKTGEILAMVNQPTYNPNNRRNLQPAMMRNRAMIDVFEPGSTMKAISMSAALETGRWKPSDTVEVYPGTLQLGKYTIRDVSKTEGPILDLTGILINSSNVGMSKIAFDIGGETIFRLAQKIGLGQDTGLGFPGERVGNLPNYREWRKAETATLSYGYGISVTAIQLVHAFSALANNGRIAPLTLIKSDKAPQTAQVIPEKVAKTMQGMLQQVIEAPRGVFRAQVPAYHVAGKSGTARKTSVGTKGYAENSYRSLFAGFGPMSDPRYAIVVVIDEPSKAGYFGGLVSAPVFSKVMSGTLRLMNITPDNLPTTQQANATGTPVRANGGRG; encoded by the coding sequence ATGAAGCTCGACGGTGCGCTCTATCCCTGGCGTTTTCGCGTGGTGCTGGGCTTGCTCGCAGTCATGGTGTCGGCGATCGCCTGGCGCATCATCGACCTGCAGGTGATCGATCGCGATTTCCTCAAAGGCCAGGGCGATGCCCGTAGCGTGCGGCATATTCCCATCCCTGCGCACCGTGGCCTGATCACCGATCGCAATGGCGAACCCCTGGCGGTAAGTACGCCGGTGACCACCCTGTGGGCCAATGCCAAGGAAATGCAATTGGCCAAGGACCGCTGGCCTGCCCTGGCCATGGCCCTGGGCCAGGACCCGAAGGCGTTGACCGAGCGTCTTGAGGCCCAGGCCAACAAGGAATTCATCTACCTGGTCCGGGGCTTGACTCCGGAGCAGGGCCAGGCCGTGCTCGACCTCAAGGTCCCGGGGGTCTATGGCATCGAGGAGTTCCGGCGTTTCTACCCGGCCGGTGAAGTGACTGCACATATGGTGGGCTTCACCGACATCGACGATCGTGGCCGCGAAGGTGTCGAGCTGGCCTATGACGAATGGCTGGCCGGAGTGCCTGGCAAGCGCCAGGTGATCAAGGACCGGCGTGGCCGGCTGATCAAGGACGTGCAAGTGACCAAGAACGCCAAGGCCGGCAAGCCCTTGGCGTTGTCGATCGACCTGCGCTTGCAGTACCTGGCCAACCGCGAGCTGCGCAATGCCATCGTCGAGAACGGCGCCAAGGCCGGTAGCCTGGTGATCATGGACGTCAAGACCGGCGAGATCCTGGCCATGGTCAACCAGCCGACCTACAACCCGAACAATCGCCGTAACCTGCAGCCGGCGATGATGCGCAACCGGGCGATGATCGATGTGTTCGAGCCCGGCTCGACCATGAAGGCCATCTCCATGAGCGCCGCGCTGGAAACCGGGCGCTGGAAACCCAGCGATACCGTCGAGGTCTACCCGGGCACCCTGCAACTGGGCAAGTACACCATCCGCGACGTATCCAAGACCGAAGGCCCGATCCTCGACCTGACCGGCATCCTGATCAACTCCAGTAACGTGGGCATGAGCAAGATCGCCTTCGATATCGGTGGCGAAACCATTTTCCGCCTGGCGCAGAAGATTGGCCTGGGCCAGGACACCGGCCTGGGCTTTCCGGGCGAGCGCGTTGGCAATCTCCCCAACTATCGCGAGTGGCGCAAGGCCGAGACCGCCACGCTGTCTTATGGCTACGGCATCTCGGTGACAGCGATCCAGTTGGTGCACGCGTTTTCCGCGCTGGCCAACAACGGGCGTATCGCTCCGCTGACATTGATCAAGTCCGACAAGGCGCCACAAACCGCCCAGGTAATCCCGGAGAAAGTCGCCAAGACCATGCAGGGCATGCTCCAGCAAGTGATCGAGGCCCCTCGCGGGGTGTTCCGCGCCCAGGTTCCGGCCTATCACGTAGCAGGCAAGAGTGGTACGGCGCGCAAGACTTCGGTGGGTACCAAGGGCTACGCCGAGAACTCCTACCGCTCGCTGTTTGCAGGCTTCGGCCCCATGAGCGATCCGCGCTACGCCATCGTCGTGGTCATCGACGAGCCGAGCAAGGCCGGTTACTTCGGTGGCCTGGTATCGGCTCCGGTATTTAGCAAAGTAATGTCCGGCACCCTGCGCCTGATGAACATCACTCCGGATAACCTGCCGACCACGCAGCAAGCCAACGCCACCGGTACCCCGGTGCGAGCCAATGGAGGGCGCGGCTGA
- a CDS encoding UDP-N-acetylmuramoyl-L-alanyl-D-glutamate--2,6-diaminopimelate ligase gives MSLSLNKIFAHAGRDLLIRELTLDSRNVRAGDLFLAVPGAKFDGRAHIADALQRGAAAVAYEVDGATVLPLTDVPLIPVKGLAAQLSDIAGRFYGEPSRQLNLVGVTGTNGKTSVTQLVAQALDLLGQRCGLVGTLGTGFYGALESGLHTTPNPIAVQATLADLKNAGAKAVAMEVSSHGLDQGRVAALAFDVAVLTNLSRDHLDYHGTMEAYGAAKAKLFNWTDLRCRVLNLDDDFGRQLALEPHESRLITYSLEDPAAHLYCREARFDDDGVRATLVTPQGEHHLRSSLLGRFNLSNVLAAVGALLGLEYALDEILAVLPKLEGPAGRMQRLGGGSQPLVVVDYAHTPDALEKVLLALRPHAKGRLLCLFGCGGDRDRGKRPLMAEVVERLADGVLVTDDNPRSEDPMQIFNDIRAGFAAAEQVEFLAGRGPAIAHLIASASADDVVVLAGKGHEDYQEINGQRHAFSDLVEAGKALSAWEVADA, from the coding sequence ATGTCCCTTAGCCTGAACAAGATTTTTGCCCACGCCGGTCGCGATCTGCTGATTCGCGAGCTGACCCTGGACAGTCGCAATGTCCGTGCCGGTGACCTGTTTCTGGCTGTGCCTGGCGCCAAGTTCGATGGTCGCGCGCATATTGCAGACGCCTTGCAGCGTGGTGCGGCCGCCGTGGCTTATGAAGTAGACGGTGCCACTGTCCTGCCCCTGACCGATGTGCCGTTGATTCCGGTCAAGGGCCTGGCGGCACAGTTGTCGGACATCGCCGGACGTTTTTATGGTGAACCCAGCCGGCAGTTGAACCTGGTGGGCGTGACCGGTACCAATGGCAAGACCAGTGTCACCCAGTTGGTTGCCCAGGCCCTGGACCTGCTCGGTCAGCGTTGTGGCCTGGTTGGCACCCTGGGTACCGGTTTCTATGGCGCGTTGGAAAGTGGCCTGCATACCACGCCCAATCCTATCGCCGTCCAGGCAACCCTGGCTGACCTGAAGAATGCCGGGGCCAAAGCCGTGGCCATGGAAGTCTCTTCCCATGGCCTGGATCAGGGACGCGTGGCGGCCCTGGCCTTCGATGTGGCGGTGCTCACCAACCTGTCCCGCGATCACCTGGACTATCACGGCACCATGGAGGCTTATGGTGCCGCCAAGGCCAAGTTGTTCAATTGGACCGACCTGCGTTGCCGGGTGCTTAACCTCGATGACGACTTCGGCCGGCAATTGGCCCTCGAGCCACATGAGTCGAGGCTGATCACTTACAGCCTCGAGGACCCTGCCGCCCACCTGTATTGCCGCGAAGCCCGCTTTGATGACGACGGGGTGCGTGCCACGTTGGTGACGCCACAAGGTGAGCATCATCTGCGCAGCAGCCTGCTGGGTCGTTTCAACCTGAGCAATGTGCTGGCTGCGGTGGGTGCGCTGCTTGGCCTTGAATATGCCCTGGATGAAATCCTTGCGGTGCTGCCCAAGCTGGAAGGACCTGCCGGGCGCATGCAGCGCTTGGGCGGTGGTAGCCAGCCGTTGGTGGTAGTCGACTACGCCCACACCCCGGATGCCCTGGAAAAGGTATTGCTGGCCCTGCGCCCACATGCCAAGGGCCGCCTGCTGTGCCTGTTTGGTTGTGGTGGCGATCGCGACCGTGGCAAGCGCCCATTGATGGCCGAAGTGGTCGAGCGTCTGGCCGATGGCGTGCTGGTCACCGATGACAACCCGCGTAGCGAAGACCCCATGCAGATCTTCAACGATATTCGCGCCGGCTTCGCTGCTGCCGAGCAGGTGGAGTTCCTTGCCGGTCGCGGGCCGGCGATTGCTCACCTGATCGCCTCCGCATCTGCTGATGACGTCGTGGTCCTGGCAGGCAAGGGGCACGAGGACTATCAGGAAATCAATGGTCAGCGCCACGCTTTTTCCGATCTCGTCGAGGCGGGTAAAGCCCTGAGTGCATGGGAGGTGGCGGATGCTTAA
- a CDS encoding UDP-N-acetylmuramoyl-tripeptide--D-alanyl-D-alanine ligase yields the protein MLKALSLSEISAPLDARLIAGDARFSGVSIDSRAIQAGQLFVALTGPRFDGHDYLNEVAGKGAVAALVEREIPDSTLPQLLVKDTRLALGQLGALNRAAFANPVAAVTGSSGKTTVKEMLASILRTRGPVLATRGNLNNDLGAPLTLLELAAEHTAAVIELGASRIGEIAYTVAMTRPHVAILNNAGTAHVGEFGGPEKIVEAKGEIIEGLDASGIAVLNLDDKAFSIWKARAAGRQVLSFAMTNSAADFYATDIGRDARGCPFFTLHGPAGSEQIQLNLLGSHNVANALAAAAAAHAMGVSLFGIATGLNAVQPVKGRTVAQLARNGMRVIDDTYNANPTSMCAAVDILAGFSGRTVLVLGDIGELGEWAEQGHREVGAYAAGKVSALYAVGPMMAHAVAAYGEHARHFTSQADLIAALGGEQDPNTTILIKGSRSAAMENIVAALCGSHLQEKDGVKH from the coding sequence ATGCTTAAGGCCCTGTCGCTCAGCGAAATTTCTGCGCCATTGGACGCCCGCCTGATTGCGGGCGATGCCCGTTTTAGCGGGGTGAGCATCGATAGCAGGGCGATCCAGGCCGGGCAGTTGTTCGTTGCCCTGACCGGTCCACGATTCGATGGTCACGATTATCTGAATGAAGTTGCCGGCAAAGGCGCCGTGGCGGCATTGGTCGAGCGCGAGATTCCCGATAGCACGCTGCCGCAGTTGTTGGTCAAGGATACTCGCCTGGCCCTGGGGCAGTTGGGGGCGCTCAATCGTGCGGCTTTCGCCAATCCGGTGGCGGCCGTTACCGGTTCCAGTGGCAAGACCACGGTCAAGGAAATGCTTGCGAGCATCCTGCGTACCCGTGGTCCGGTGTTGGCAACCCGCGGCAACCTGAATAATGATCTGGGGGCGCCCCTGACCCTGCTGGAACTGGCTGCGGAACATACCGCCGCAGTCATTGAGCTGGGCGCCTCGCGCATAGGTGAAATCGCCTACACCGTGGCCATGACCCGCCCTCACGTGGCAATTCTCAACAATGCCGGTACCGCCCACGTTGGCGAGTTCGGCGGTCCGGAGAAGATCGTCGAGGCCAAGGGTGAGATCATCGAGGGGCTCGATGCTTCCGGCATTGCCGTATTGAACCTGGATGACAAGGCATTTTCGATCTGGAAGGCCCGCGCTGCCGGGCGCCAAGTCCTGAGTTTCGCCATGACCAACAGTGCAGCGGATTTCTACGCCACGGATATAGGTCGCGATGCCCGTGGTTGCCCGTTCTTTACCCTGCATGGGCCCGCAGGCAGCGAGCAGATCCAATTGAATCTGCTGGGGAGCCATAACGTCGCCAATGCCCTGGCCGCTGCAGCAGCTGCCCACGCCATGGGTGTGTCGTTGTTCGGCATCGCTACCGGCCTGAACGCAGTGCAACCGGTCAAGGGTCGTACTGTCGCCCAGTTGGCCAGGAACGGCATGCGGGTGATCGATGACACTTACAACGCAAACCCCACCTCAATGTGCGCTGCCGTTGATATACTCGCCGGCTTTTCCGGCCGCACCGTCCTGGTGCTCGGAGATATCGGCGAGTTGGGCGAGTGGGCGGAGCAGGGGCACCGCGAAGTAGGTGCATATGCCGCAGGCAAGGTTTCGGCCCTCTATGCCGTAGGCCCGATGATGGCGCATGCCGTCGCCGCCTATGGCGAACATGCGCGCCATTTCACCAGCCAGGCTGACCTGATCGCAGCCCTGGGCGGCGAACAAGATCCAAACACCACCATTTTGATCAAGGGATCGCGTAGCGCGGCGATGGAAAACATCGTTGCGGCCTTGTGTGGTTCCCATCTTCAAGAAAAAGACGGAGTGAAACATTAA
- the mraY gene encoding phospho-N-acetylmuramoyl-pentapeptide-transferase produces the protein MLLLLAEYLQQFYKGFAVFQYLTLRGILGVLTALSLSLCLGPWMIRTLQNRQIGQAVRNDGPQSHLSKSGTPTMGGALILSAIGVSTLLWADLRNHYVWVVLLVTLSFGAIGWVDDYRKVIEKNSRGLPSRWKYFWQSVFGLAAAIFLYMTAQSPVETTLLIPMLKDVSIPLGVGFVVLTYFVIVGSSNAVNLTDGLDGLAIMPTVMVGGALGIFCYLSGNVKFAEYLLIPYVPGAGELIVFCGALIGAGLGFLWFNTYPAQVFMGDVGALALGAALGTIAVIVRQEIVLFIMGGVFVMETLSVVIQVASFKLTGKRVFRMAPIHHHFELKGWPEPRVIVRFWIITVILVLIGLATLKLR, from the coding sequence ATGCTGCTGCTGCTAGCGGAGTACCTGCAACAGTTCTACAAAGGCTTCGCGGTCTTCCAGTACCTGACCCTGCGCGGGATCCTCGGGGTACTGACCGCATTGTCTTTGTCACTGTGCCTGGGTCCGTGGATGATCCGTACCCTGCAGAACCGGCAGATTGGCCAGGCCGTACGCAACGACGGCCCGCAGTCTCACCTGTCCAAGTCCGGCACGCCAACCATGGGCGGCGCGCTGATTCTTTCGGCCATCGGCGTCAGCACCCTGCTGTGGGCCGACCTGCGTAACCACTATGTCTGGGTGGTCCTGCTAGTGACCCTGTCCTTCGGTGCCATCGGTTGGGTCGATGACTATCGCAAGGTGATCGAGAAGAACTCTCGCGGGCTGCCTAGCCGCTGGAAGTATTTCTGGCAGTCGGTGTTCGGCCTGGCGGCAGCGATCTTCCTTTATATGACGGCGCAGAGCCCGGTGGAAACCACGCTGCTGATCCCGATGCTCAAGGATGTGAGCATTCCCCTGGGTGTTGGCTTCGTGGTCCTGACCTATTTCGTCATCGTCGGTTCGAGCAACGCGGTCAACCTGACCGACGGTCTCGATGGCCTGGCGATCATGCCGACGGTAATGGTCGGCGGCGCCCTGGGTATCTTCTGCTACCTGTCGGGTAACGTGAAATTCGCTGAATACCTGTTGATTCCCTACGTGCCAGGGGCGGGTGAGCTGATTGTCTTCTGTGGCGCGCTGATCGGTGCGGGCCTGGGCTTCCTCTGGTTCAACACCTATCCGGCGCAGGTCTTCATGGGCGACGTCGGTGCGCTGGCCCTGGGCGCGGCCCTGGGCACCATCGCGGTGATCGTGCGCCAGGAAATCGTGCTGTTCATCATGGGCGGCGTGTTCGTGATGGAAACCCTGTCCGTGGTGATCCAGGTGGCTTCGTTCAAGCTGACCGGCAAACGCGTGTTCCGCATGGCACCGATCCATCACCACTTTGAACTCAAGGGTTGGCCCGAGCCACGTGTGATCGTCCGTTTCTGGATTATCACCGTGATCCTGGTGCTGATCGGCCTTGCCACCCTGAAACTGAGGTAG